The DNA segment tctAATGTGGATAAATTGTTAACTTTGGCTGGAATCCTCTCCTCTGTTATAAATGTATCaagtatattatttatttttaggaaGTAAATGTCCCTTTTTattcccacttttctcttcttTCGGAATTGGGAAGTTGGTTGCAGATTGGTTTCTTCATTTTGTGATCTTGTTCATatattgccaaaaaaaaaaagaataaaaaagaaTAACTTGATCTGATCATGCATATTTTGCTTAGATGATCAAGTTGCTTGGGTTATCATGATTTCATGGATGATATTTTAATCACTTcataagcatttttttttttaagacaaaGTCTTCATGTCTTGGTCAATTTAGATGATTCTGGCTTCTTTCCTTGGTTCTGTTCAGCTTCAACTCCGAGTGTTCAGGAGCTGACATGAACCATTTCCAATGTAATTTAAACTTGGAATGACTTCTGATCAGAATTCTTTTGATATTAGTAGGGAATTGTAAAAACAATTTATGATAAAGAACTGATTTTTGGAATAATTTAAACCAATTTCCTGGCCTCAGGTTTGTACATCTGTTTTAATAGTAATATTGTCCAGAATATTGGAATTATAATGAAACTATGATTTGGAGGTAGGTTGAAATTAGTCATTATAAATAATGTTGAAATCTGTAATGTTGATTCTGTCCTCTAAATCTTTGTAGGTAATGGCTATCTGGTGGCATCCTCCTGGTTGATAGTCTCTAGCTTggagaaaatttgcaaatttaagctttgagaatttTGGTGAGCCTTCTGATGAGTTGCAGTTCTTAAGAAGCTTGCATTTGACAGCAAGGAAACTGGAAATCTGTGAAAGTTCCCCAAAAGAGATTTTCTAAGTGTACCAACTAGACTaactttatttggtcaatttcgcCATTAATGTAATACTAACATTTATGAGATGTGTCAGTTGGGAATATACAGCCAAAggtttttgtttatttattttcttatcatttggCTGTTGCAGTGTGGCGGTTCAGTTCTCTAATTCATGAGTCTCTTCCTCCGTGAAATGAGCTCTGGCCTGAGATTTGATACATTTATTTATTCCCATAAACATTTATAATTCTGCTTTAATCAATAGTCTTTGACTACTTATCTCATAATATAGCAAGTTAATAGATTTCACGTATTTGGCAAAAgcaccaaaaattgaaaaattaaaaaaaaaatttacaatttgtAGAGAAAATTATACATCTTACCTGAATTAAcccaaaaaatataaaatatgattgtAGAAGTGTATTGAGGAAGCATAAACAAAGTAATTCAAAAAATATagtacatttaaaaaaaaaataaacctgTATTTATCTAGAGATTGTAAAATTCATTGAAGTGGCAGAATTTGTCAGGAAGAACATGGAGTGGCGCGCATGCGAACCCAAGCTGGAATTTTTGGTATTCTTATATCATTCCTTACACTTCCTAAATCACGCATCTTGTTTTAagctcattattattattattattattactcctCCCAACGGCTACATTTCCCCTATTCCATTCATTCAAATTATTGCATGGTTTCTCTCAACGGTCTACTTTCCAcgacaatacaaatacatccacaTCTATATATATTACTCGTATTAATTTCCGTCACCTttacatctctctctctctctctctccttctctaaGTCTCTCCCGCTCTGGCTCTTCTTCCTTTTCCGCTACCTAAAATGgatactactgctgctgctgatgCAACTAACACTACAACCGCCACAGTTCAACGTGTGACCAAGAAATCTTCGGATGAGCTTCTGAGGAAATTTGCAGAATTAGGGGAAGATGAGGCTGCTGCGGAGGCAAAGATGCGAAAAAGAAGCAAGACTAGGAATAAGGAATATTCAACATCATGTGAGAGTCCTTCTCATTACAGTACTACCACCTTAGTGGAGAGAAGATCTCTTCTTCCTCAGCTCTCTAGGAAGTCTGTTTTGCTTAGGCAACTTGGGATTGGGAGATCTCAGCTTAGAGCTAGGGATATCAAGAACAAGTCAATCTTGATCTCCATTGAAAAGGTAAGATATACACACCTCCATTTTTGCTTAATATTGTTTAAACCCTCAAAACAAATCCATTAAATAAAAATTCTTattaatttgttttattttttactcACAATGTGGATTTGATATTGATTTTGTTTTCTTAAAATTATGCAGACATGGCGAAAGACATTAGAGGGAGCTTCGAAAGTATTTTTGGAGAAGCATTACAACCGACATAGGCgcttgattagtgaggttgtctAGCTTCCATGCGTTCCTTTTAAATTTCATATCGAGTAGACTCAAGAATTCAAAATATAGCATAAATGATAGGGTTTcatgaaaaatatataaaatcgatgataaatcaaatctagcttcttttttttctttttttttctgatGATTCAATTAGCCTTGTATTAGAAAGAGGGTGAAATATGTTTAATTAGTCTTTGTATAATAGCATTATACTTAATTACATGAAAAATTCATATATTTGTTTTCcatcaaaaagaaaataaaattatgatgatgatgacatatatatatatatatatatatatgcaaattAAAATTATTCTCCTGATCGATTTGGAATACATATTAGTATTTTCATgtcaattagtacaaaaaaaattaaatgttacttaaaatttaaaataaaaatttaaaaaatcaacGAGAGATAGTCTGATTGATATTCACTCTAAAGGCATAACGAATAAAAAAGTCTCAAATTCAAATCTTTCTATCTACATGATAAGAAAGCGAGAGGATTATCTTGTTGTCTTGTCACCACATATAACTAAATTGAaatcaattaaattgaaattataaatctAGTAAAagcttttaatttt comes from the Hevea brasiliensis isolate MT/VB/25A 57/8 chromosome 5, ASM3005281v1, whole genome shotgun sequence genome and includes:
- the LOC110646203 gene encoding uncharacterized protein LOC110646203, whose protein sequence is MDTTAAADATNTTTATVQRVTKKSSDELLRKFAELGEDEAAAEAKMRKRSKTRNKEYSTSCESPSHYSTTTLVERRSLLPQLSRKSVLLRQLGIGRSQLRARDIKNKSILISIEKTWRKTLEGASKVFLEKHYNRHRRLISEVV